The following proteins come from a genomic window of Macadamia integrifolia cultivar HAES 741 chromosome 14, SCU_Mint_v3, whole genome shotgun sequence:
- the LOC122062137 gene encoding bifunctional pinoresinol-lariciresinol reductase 2-like isoform X2 → MVKSKVLIVGGTGYLGKRLVKASLAHGHVTYVLHRPEIGVDMEKLQILLSLKDQGAHLVDGSFNDHQSLVNALKLVDVVICAISGVHIRSHHILQQLKLVEAIKEAGNIKRFLPSEFGTDPAQMGNAMEPGRVTFDDKMVVRKAINDAGIPFTYVSANCFAGYFLGGLCQPGKIIPSRDSVVLLGDGNQKAIYVDEDDIATYTIKTIEDPRTLNKTLYLRPPENILSQREVVGIWEKLIGKVLHKSTISNEEFLTTMKGQNFAEQVGLTHYYHICYEGCLTNFEIGKDGEEASRLYPEVNYTRVDKYLKRYI, encoded by the exons ATGGTGAAGAGTAAGGTTCTTATAGTAGGGGGCACAGGATACCTGGGGAAAAGGCTTGTGAAAGCAAGCTTAGCCCATGGTCATGTCACCTATGTCCTCCACCGGCCTGAGATTGGAGTTGACATGGAGAAGCTGCAAATCCTTTTGTCATTGAAAGATCAAGGAGCTCACCTTGTTGATGGATCTTTTAATGATCATCAAAGCCTTGTCAATGCCCTAAAATTAGTTGATGTTGTCATCTGTGCAATCTCTGGTGTTCACATTAGGAGCCACCACATCCTTCAACAGCTCAAGCTTGTTGAAGCAATCAAAGAGGCCGGAAATATCAAG CGATTTTTGCCGTCGGAGTTTGGAACAGATCCGGCGCAAATGGGAAATGCCATGGAACCTGGAAGGGTGACATTCGATGATAAGATGGTGGTGAGGAAGGCGATCAATGATGCCGGCATTCCTTTCACTTATGTATCTGCAAACTGCTTCGCCGGATACTTCCTTGGTGGTCTATGTCAACCTGGGAAAATTATTCCTTCTAGGGATAGTGTGGTTTTGTTGGGAGATGGAAACCAAAAAG CAATATATGTTGATGAGGATGACATTGCAACATACACCATAAAAACAATTGAAGACCCACGTACACTCAATAAGACTCTCTACCTACGACCACCAGAAAACATATTGTCTCAGAGAGAGGTTGTGGGAATATGGGAGAAGCTCATAGGCAAAGTGCTACACAAGTCTACCATCTCCAATGAAGAATTCCTTACTACTATGAAAG GGCAAAATTTTGCGGAGCAGGTTGGATTGACACACTACTATCATATTTGCTATGAGGGTTGCCTTACAAATTTTGAAATAGGAAAAGATGGAGAGGAGGCTTCAAGGCTTTACCCAGAAGTTAACTATACAAGGGTGGACAAATATCTCAAACGCTACATATAA
- the LOC122062137 gene encoding bifunctional pinoresinol-lariciresinol reductase 2-like isoform X1, whose product MVKSKVLIVGGTGYLGKRLVKASLAHGHVTYVLHRPEIGVDMEKLQILLSLKDQGAHLVDGSFNDHQSLVNALKLVDVVICAISGVHIRSHHILQQLKLVEAIKEAGNIKRFLPSEFGTDPAQMGNAMEPGRVTFDDKMVVRKAINDAGIPFTYVSANCFAGYFLGGLCQPGKIIPSRDSVVLLGDGNQKAIYVDEDDIATYTIKTIEDPRTLNKTLYLRPPENILSQREVVGIWEKLIGKVLHKSTISNEEFLTTMKETGQNFAEQVGLTHYYHICYEGCLTNFEIGKDGEEASRLYPEVNYTRVDKYLKRYI is encoded by the exons ATGGTGAAGAGTAAGGTTCTTATAGTAGGGGGCACAGGATACCTGGGGAAAAGGCTTGTGAAAGCAAGCTTAGCCCATGGTCATGTCACCTATGTCCTCCACCGGCCTGAGATTGGAGTTGACATGGAGAAGCTGCAAATCCTTTTGTCATTGAAAGATCAAGGAGCTCACCTTGTTGATGGATCTTTTAATGATCATCAAAGCCTTGTCAATGCCCTAAAATTAGTTGATGTTGTCATCTGTGCAATCTCTGGTGTTCACATTAGGAGCCACCACATCCTTCAACAGCTCAAGCTTGTTGAAGCAATCAAAGAGGCCGGAAATATCAAG CGATTTTTGCCGTCGGAGTTTGGAACAGATCCGGCGCAAATGGGAAATGCCATGGAACCTGGAAGGGTGACATTCGATGATAAGATGGTGGTGAGGAAGGCGATCAATGATGCCGGCATTCCTTTCACTTATGTATCTGCAAACTGCTTCGCCGGATACTTCCTTGGTGGTCTATGTCAACCTGGGAAAATTATTCCTTCTAGGGATAGTGTGGTTTTGTTGGGAGATGGAAACCAAAAAG CAATATATGTTGATGAGGATGACATTGCAACATACACCATAAAAACAATTGAAGACCCACGTACACTCAATAAGACTCTCTACCTACGACCACCAGAAAACATATTGTCTCAGAGAGAGGTTGTGGGAATATGGGAGAAGCTCATAGGCAAAGTGCTACACAAGTCTACCATCTCCAATGAAGAATTCCTTACTACTATGAAAG AAACAGGGCAAAATTTTGCGGAGCAGGTTGGATTGACACACTACTATCATATTTGCTATGAGGGTTGCCTTACAAATTTTGAAATAGGAAAAGATGGAGAGGAGGCTTCAAGGCTTTACCCAGAAGTTAACTATACAAGGGTGGACAAATATCTCAAACGCTACATATAA
- the LOC122061363 gene encoding probable inactive purple acid phosphatase 27, translating into MKFLFLLFLSLSLSLFFFVGLSSSSSSATSVQFINSTSKLHGHNISDFKVLNRKRLLECSDQNQNQNHQNIQISVTSKSGSGLLVNDDYVKVTVTGVSNPSGKDWIAMITPSHPDNKAVKSCPDIGSNYFLNGDTSDLPLLCHYPVKGQYMSQDPNYLNCKKGGRNSSCSGTLSFHVVNFRTDMEFVLFSGGLQNPCFIKRSGPIGFANPRAPLFGHLSSVDSTGKSMRLTWVSGDKTPQQVKYGDGKSHTSLIATAQVSTFPQKDMCNGDTGGSECPASDFGWHHPGYIHSAVMIGLKPSTTYFYSYGSGSAGWSNQTKFHTPPAGGSHKLKFVAYGDMGKAPLDLSTEHYIQPGSISVIKAISKEVEKGKVDSIFHIGDISYATGFLVEWDYFLQQISPVASHVPYMTAIGNHERDYPDSGSVYGLWDSGGESGVPYETYFQMPTATKDKPWYSIEQGPVHFTVISTEHNFSLGSEQSEWIKKDLSSVDRSRTPWVIFQGHRPMYTSAPPFFPPNVDPTFTASVEPLLVQHKVDLVLAGHVHNYERTCSLQDGICKARPWKDRRGIDTYDHNNYKAPVHAIIGMAGFKLDGFNDTVDSWSMVRISEFGYTRFRATRKEIRVKLMNANTNKVEDAFRIIKKKIKK; encoded by the exons ATGAAGTTTctattccttctttttctttctctttctctttctcttttcttctttgttgggttatcatcatcatcatcatcagctaCCTCTGTTCAATTCATCAACTCCACATCCAAACTCCATGGACACAATATATCAGATTTCAAGGTATTGaatagaaaaagattgttgGAGTGTTCagatcagaatcagaatcagaatcatcAAAACATTCAAATCAGTGTAACCTCAAAATCTGGATCTGGGTTACTTGTGAATGATGATTATGTGAAAGTTACAGTTACTGGGGTTTCAAATCCTTCAGGAAAAGATTGGATTGCCATGATTACACCTTCTCATCCTGATAATAAAGCAGTGAAATCTTGTCCTGATATTGGAAGCAACTATTTTTTGAATGGTGATACAAGcgatcttcctcttctttgccATTATCCTGTCAAG GGACAGTACATGAGTCAAGATCCAAACTATTTGAATTGCAAGAAGGGAGGAAGGAATAGTAGTTGCAGTGGGACATTGAGTTTCCATGTTGTGAACTTTAGAACTGATATGGAGTTTGTGTTATTTAGTGGAGGATTACAAAACCCTTGCTTCATTAAACGGTCTGGTCCTATTGGGTTTGCTAATCCCAGGGCTCCTTTGTTTGGTCATCTTTCCAGTGTAGATTCCACTGGAAAAtcg ATGAGATTGACATGGGTTAGTGGAGATaaaacacctcaacaagttaAGTATGGAGATGGAAAATCCCACACATCACTAATTGCCACAGCACAAGTTTCTACTTTTCCCCAAAAAGATATGTGCAATG GTGATACTGGTGGATCTGAATGCCCAGCCTCTGATTTTGGTTGGCATCACCCTGGCTACATTCACTCTGCTGTGATGATTGGTCTCAAACCTTCAACCACTTATTTTTATAGCTATGGAAG TGGTTCAGCTGGTTGGagcaaccaaaccaaatttcatACTCCCCCAGCTGGAGGTTCACATAAGCTCAAATTCGTAGCGTATGGAGACATGGGAAAGGCCCCCCTTGATCTATCAACTGAGCACTACATTCAG CCAGGTTCAATATCAGTAATTAAAGCTATATCTAAGGAAGTTGAGAAAGGCAAAGTTGACTCAATCTTCCACATTGGAGATATTAGCTATGCCACTGGCTTCTTAGTAGAATGGGATTACTTTCTTCAACAAATCTCACCTGTGGCATCTCATGTTCCCTACATGACTGCAATTGGAAACCATGAGAG AGATTACCCAGACTCTGGATCAGTTTATGGCCTCTGGGACTCTGGTGGTGAATCTGGAGTTCCTTATGAGACTTATTTTCAAATGCCCACAGCCACAAAGGACAAGCCATGGTACTCTATAGAGCAAGGGCCTGTTCATTTCACTGTAATTTCAACTGAGCATAACTTCAGCCTTGGTTCTGAGCAA TCTGAATGGATCAAAAAGGACTTGTCTTCAGTTGATCGATCAAGAACACCTTGGGTAATTTTTCAAGG ACATAGACCCATGTATACATCTGCACCTCCATTCTTTCCACCAAATGTTGACCCAACATTCACTGCAAGCGTGGAGCCTTTACTAGTACAACACAAG GTTGATCTAGTTCTTGCTGGCCATGTCCATAACTATGAAAGAACTTGTTCCCTTCAAGATGGTATCTGCAAAGCCAGGCCTTGGAAAGACAGAAGGGGTATTGACACATATGACCACAACAACTATAAGGCTCCAGTTCATGCTATCATTGGAATGGCAGGATTCAAATTGGATGGTTTCAATGATACT GTTGATAGCTGGAGTATGGTTAGGATTTCTGAATTTGGATACACTAGATTCCGCGCAACAAGGAAAGAGATAAGGGTAAAG CTTATGAATGCGAATACGAATAAGGTCGAGGATGCTTTcagaatcataaaaaaaaagatcaagaagTAG